One Pseudomonas brassicacearum genomic region harbors:
- a CDS encoding DUF6586 family protein, whose product MAHELYTRTNQKIYFAGLSLEALAKAEDGRAMNSPALIQAGRESALFHLYGALLGLCHEIAGFYRLPQANAPRAELLLTHEVLDTIAIPELAEMVELAHNPETWLAQLLAAHAALFQPPRAPRKPKGDVTQPLIVAVNLDEQDPEQELSQEELESWRQNLKSLAIRFREGLNEC is encoded by the coding sequence ATGGCCCACGAACTCTACACCCGCACCAACCAGAAGATTTATTTCGCCGGCCTGTCGCTCGAAGCGCTCGCCAAGGCGGAGGACGGGCGTGCGATGAATTCCCCGGCGCTGATCCAGGCAGGACGCGAATCAGCGTTGTTTCATTTGTACGGTGCGTTGTTGGGACTGTGTCATGAAATTGCAGGTTTCTATCGCCTGCCACAAGCGAATGCGCCCCGGGCCGAACTGCTGCTGACCCACGAAGTGCTGGACACCATCGCCATCCCGGAGTTGGCCGAGATGGTGGAGCTGGCCCATAACCCGGAAACCTGGCTGGCCCAGCTGTTGGCAGCCCACGCGGCGCTGTTCCAGCCGCCACGGGCTCCTCGCAAGCCCAAGGGGGACGTGACTCAACCGTTGATCGTTGCGGTCAACCTGGACGAGCAAGACCCTGAACAGGAGCTGAGCCAGGAGGAGCTGGAGAGCTGGCGCCAGAACTTGAAAAGCCTGGCGATCCGCTTTCGCGAAGGTTTGAACGAGTGCTGA
- the sulA gene encoding SOS-induced cell division inhibitor SulA, with amino-acid sequence MQFPHTPQHTQLPLFEAFMAQPLVPVLKEVIESPWGVEPEAFSELSLRGAAGNCLNLLAPILRELSQDQDARWLTLIAPPASVTQAWLRDAGLNRERILLLQPRGTQSAQQLTCEALRLGRSHTVVSWLNPLTATARQQLISAARTGDAQSLNIRLG; translated from the coding sequence ATGCAGTTCCCACACACACCACAGCACACGCAACTTCCGCTGTTCGAGGCGTTCATGGCCCAACCGCTGGTTCCAGTCCTGAAAGAAGTGATCGAGTCACCCTGGGGCGTCGAACCCGAGGCTTTCAGTGAACTGTCGTTACGTGGTGCGGCCGGGAACTGCCTGAACCTGCTGGCGCCGATTCTGCGAGAGCTCAGCCAGGACCAGGACGCTCGCTGGTTGACCCTGATTGCACCGCCGGCCAGCGTGACCCAGGCCTGGCTGCGAGACGCCGGCCTGAACCGTGAACGCATCCTGCTGCTGCAACCACGGGGCACCCAAAGCGCCCAACAACTGACTTGTGAAGCCTTGCGCCTGGGCCGCAGTCATACGGTGGTCAGCTGGCTCAATCCGTTGACCGCGACCGCGCGGCAACAATTGATCAGCGCCGCCCGCACCGGGGACGCACAAAGCCTGAATATTCGATTGGGCTAA
- the lexA gene encoding transcriptional repressor LexA, which yields MLKLTPRQAEILAFIKRCLEDNGYPPTRAEIAQELGFKSPNAAEEHLKALARKGAIEMTPGASRGIRIPGFEAKADETTLPIIGRVAAGAPILAQQHVEESCNINPSFFHPRADYLLRVHGMSMKDIGIFDGDLLAVHTTREARNGQIVVARIGDEVTVKRFKRDGSKVWLIAENPEFAPIEVNLKDQDLVIEGLSVGVIRR from the coding sequence ATGCTAAAGCTGACGCCACGCCAAGCAGAGATTCTGGCCTTCATCAAACGCTGCCTCGAAGACAACGGCTACCCGCCGACCCGCGCGGAAATCGCTCAGGAACTGGGTTTCAAGTCGCCCAACGCGGCTGAAGAACACCTTAAGGCGCTGGCCCGCAAGGGCGCGATCGAAATGACCCCGGGCGCGTCCCGTGGCATTCGTATTCCTGGCTTCGAAGCCAAGGCCGACGAGACCACCCTTCCGATCATCGGCCGGGTAGCAGCAGGCGCCCCGATCCTCGCTCAGCAGCACGTCGAGGAGTCATGCAACATCAATCCTTCATTCTTTCATCCACGGGCTGATTATCTGCTTCGCGTGCATGGCATGAGCATGAAGGACATCGGCATCTTCGACGGCGATCTGCTGGCGGTCCACACCACTCGCGAGGCTCGCAACGGCCAGATCGTGGTGGCACGAATTGGTGATGAAGTCACCGTCAAGCGCTTCAAGCGCGACGGCAGCAAAGTCTGGCTGATCGCCGAGAACCCCGAGTTCGCCCCTATCGAAGTGAACCTGAAAGATCAGGACCTGGTCATCGAAGGCTTGAGTGTTGGCGTCATTCGCCGCTAA
- a CDS encoding TetR/AcrR family transcriptional regulator, with protein MAQSETVERILDAAEQLFAEKGFAETSLRLITSKAGVNLAAVNYHFGSKKALIQAVFSRFLGPFCLSLDRELERRQAKPDVKPTLEELLEMLVEQALAVQPRSGNDLSIFMRLLGLAFSQSQGHLRRYLEDMYGKVFRRYMLLVNEAAPRIPPIELFWRVHFMLGAAAFSMSGIKALRAIAETDFGVNTSIEQVMRLMVPFLAAGMRAESGVTDEAMAAAQLRPRSKSAPALAKA; from the coding sequence ATGGCCCAGTCGGAAACCGTTGAACGCATTCTCGATGCTGCCGAGCAATTGTTCGCGGAAAAAGGTTTCGCCGAAACCTCGTTGCGTCTGATCACCAGTAAGGCCGGGGTCAACCTGGCGGCGGTGAATTACCACTTCGGTTCGAAAAAAGCCCTGATCCAGGCGGTTTTCTCGCGCTTCCTCGGGCCATTCTGCCTCAGCCTCGATCGCGAGCTGGAGCGTCGCCAGGCCAAGCCTGACGTCAAACCCACCCTGGAAGAATTGCTGGAAATGCTGGTGGAGCAAGCGCTTGCCGTGCAGCCACGCAGTGGTAACGACCTTTCCATTTTCATGCGCCTGCTGGGCTTGGCATTCAGCCAGAGCCAGGGTCACTTGCGACGTTATCTGGAAGACATGTACGGCAAGGTGTTCCGCCGCTACATGCTGCTGGTCAATGAGGCTGCGCCGCGCATTCCACCGATCGAGCTGTTCTGGCGCGTGCACTTCATGCTCGGCGCCGCTGCGTTCAGCATGTCCGGTATCAAGGCGCTGCGGGCCATCGCAGAAACCGATTTCGGTGTGAACACTTCGATTGAGCAGGTGATGCGCCTGATGGTGCCGTTCCTGGCGGCCGGCATGCGTGCCGAAAGCGGTGTCACTGATGAGGCCATGGCCGCCGCGCAGTTGCGTCCGCGCAGCAAATCAGCCCCGGCGCTCGCCAAGGCTTGA
- the nagZ gene encoding beta-N-acetylhexosaminidase translates to MQGSLMVDVAGTWLTAEDRHLLRQPEVGGLIIFARNIEHPRQVRELSASIRAIRPDLLLAVDQEGGRVQRLRQGFVRLPAMRAIADNPNAEYLAEQCGWIMATEVLAVGLDLSFAPVLDLDYQRSAVVGSRAFEGDPERAAVLAGAFIRGMNAAGMAATGKHFPGHGWAEADSHVAIPNDERSLEQIRANDLVPFAKLSKQLAAVMPAHVIYPQVDANPAGFSRRWLQEILRGELQFDGVIFSDDLSMAGAHVVGDAASRIEAALSAGCDMGLVCNDRAAAELALGAAQRLKVKPSARIARMRGQAFASTEYRQDPRWLTAIGALKAAQLID, encoded by the coding sequence CTGCAAGGCTCGTTGATGGTGGACGTCGCCGGTACCTGGCTGACGGCCGAAGATCGCCACCTGTTGCGCCAACCCGAAGTGGGCGGCCTGATTATATTTGCGCGCAACATTGAGCATCCACGGCAGGTGCGCGAGCTGAGTGCCTCGATCCGTGCCATCCGTCCCGACCTTTTGCTGGCGGTCGATCAGGAAGGGGGGCGGGTGCAGCGCTTGCGCCAGGGGTTTGTGCGTTTGCCGGCGATGCGGGCAATTGCCGACAATCCGAATGCAGAATACCTGGCCGAACAGTGCGGCTGGATCATGGCCACGGAAGTGCTGGCGGTCGGCCTCGACTTGAGCTTTGCCCCGGTGCTGGACCTCGATTACCAGCGCAGCGCGGTGGTTGGCAGCCGTGCCTTCGAGGGTGACCCCGAGCGTGCGGCAGTGTTGGCCGGTGCATTTATTCGTGGCATGAACGCCGCCGGAATGGCCGCAACCGGCAAGCATTTTCCTGGGCATGGCTGGGCTGAGGCTGATTCCCACGTGGCCATTCCCAACGATGAGCGCAGTCTCGAGCAGATCCGCGCCAACGACCTGGTACCGTTTGCCAAGCTGAGCAAGCAACTGGCGGCGGTCATGCCCGCCCATGTTATTTATCCGCAGGTTGATGCCAATCCGGCGGGTTTTTCCCGGCGCTGGCTGCAGGAGATCCTGCGAGGCGAGCTGCAATTCGATGGCGTGATTTTCAGCGACGATTTGTCGATGGCCGGCGCCCACGTGGTCGGTGATGCGGCCAGTCGGATTGAGGCTGCCTTGTCGGCCGGTTGCGACATGGGCCTGGTGTGCAACGACCGCGCTGCCGCTGAACTGGCCCTGGGCGCCGCCCAGCGCCTGAAGGTCAAGCCATCGGCGCGGATTGCCCGCATGCGCGGCCAGGCGTTCGCCTCCACTGAATACCGTCAGGATCCCCGTTGGCTGACGGCGATCGGCGCGCTGAAAGCCGCCCAACTGATCGATTAA
- a CDS encoding S-methyl-5'-thioinosine phosphorylase translates to MTVYAIIGGTGLTQLEGLTIRQSLAVDTPYGAPSAEVQIGDYAGREVLFLARHGHPHRFPPHQVNYRANLWALKQAGAEAILAVNAVGGIHAGMGTGHFCVPHQLIDYTSGRQHTYFADDLEAVTHIDFSYPYSESLRQQLIAALAAEGCGYSSHGVYACTQGPRLETVAEIARLERDGCDIVGMTGMPEAALARELELDYACLALVVNPAAGKSTAVITMAEIEQALHDGMGKVKSTLARVLMAGQ, encoded by the coding sequence ATGACCGTTTACGCAATTATCGGCGGCACCGGCCTGACCCAGCTCGAAGGCCTGACGATTCGTCAGTCTCTGGCGGTGGATACACCCTATGGCGCGCCATCGGCCGAGGTGCAGATCGGCGACTACGCCGGGCGCGAAGTGCTGTTTTTGGCTCGTCATGGTCATCCCCATCGTTTTCCGCCCCATCAGGTGAACTATCGCGCCAATCTCTGGGCCCTCAAGCAGGCCGGCGCTGAGGCGATCCTGGCGGTCAACGCCGTGGGCGGGATTCATGCCGGGATGGGGACCGGGCATTTCTGCGTGCCCCATCAGTTGATCGATTACACCAGCGGCCGTCAGCACACCTATTTTGCCGATGACCTGGAAGCGGTTACCCACATCGATTTCAGCTACCCCTACAGTGAGTCGCTGCGCCAGCAGTTGATCGCGGCCCTGGCCGCCGAAGGGTGTGGCTACAGCAGTCACGGCGTGTATGCCTGCACCCAGGGACCACGCCTGGAAACGGTGGCCGAAATCGCCCGCCTGGAGCGCGACGGTTGCGACATCGTCGGCATGACCGGCATGCCGGAAGCGGCGCTGGCCCGTGAATTGGAGCTGGATTACGCCTGCCTGGCCCTGGTGGTGAATCCCGCGGCGGGCAAGTCCACGGCCGTGATCACCATGGCCGAGATCGAGCAGGCGCTGCATGATGGGATGGGGAAGGTGAAGTCGACGCTGGCGCGGGTGTTGATGGCGGGTCAGTAA